GGGGCTGACGGTGCACGGTCCCACCCTAGGCGTCGAACCCGGCGGACGCCCGGGGACTCACCGGCGCGCCCCGGTGGACGCCCCTGACGCCCGTCCGCGGATGCGCCTAGCGTGGGGGCATGCCCGAGCACCCCCGCCCAGCGACCCGCCCCGATCCGCGCCCCGCCGGCGGGGCCGCACCCCTGCCGCCCCTGCCCCTGCCGCTCGCCCGGGAGGCCGTGGACCGGGCGGGGCTGGAGCGGGAGGACCCCGGCCTCCTGGACCGGCTGTGGCAGGAGGCGGGCACCGGGGTGCTGCACCTGCGAGGGGGCCGCGCCCCCGTCCGGGACGGCGCTCTCGTGACCGTGCCGCCGGCCGGGCCCGTGCCGCCCGGGGCGGTCTTCCTGGGCCGGCGGGAGCGCGCGGACGGGGAGGCGTCGGCCGCCGTCGTCCTCGTGGCCCACGAGGACGGTGCGGGTGCCGGCAGCACCCCCGACACGGCTCCGGAGGGCCTGCCGACGGACGTGGCCTGGGTGGGCCTGAGGGACGTGGCCGCGGGGCTGTCCGACGCGGACGCCGGCCTGTTCACGGCCGCGGTGTCCGTCACCCACTGGCACGCCTCCCACGGGTTCTGCCCCCGCTGCGGCGGCCCCACCGCCGTGGAGTCCGCCGGCTGGGTGCGGCGCTGCACCGCGTGCTCCGTGCAGCACTTCCCGCGCACGGACCCGGCCGTGATCATGGCCGTCACCGACGACGACGACCGCCTCCTCCTCGGCTCCAACGCCGCCTGGCCCGCGGGCCGGCACTCGTGCCTGGCCGGCTTCGTGGAGCCGGGGGAGTCCCTCGAGCACGCCGTGGTCCGGGAGGTCGGGGAGGAGGCGGGGATCGTCGTCGTCGACCCCGTCTACCGGGGCTCCCAGCCGTGGCCGTTCCCGCGCTCGCTCATGGTGGGCTTCCGCGCCCGCGCCCCACGGGGGCAGACGGAGCGGGCCGACGGCGTCGAGATCCGCTCGCTGCGCTGGTTCAGCCGTACCGAGCTGGTGGCCGCCGTCCGGGACGGGGAGGTGACCCTGCCCGGGGCCGTGTCCATCGCGCGGGCGCTGATCGAGGATTGGTACGGTGGGACGCTGCCGGATGAGACGACGCTGATCTCGTGAGAGGAGGGGTGCACGCCCCATGAGCACTCCGGACGAGATCCTCCGCGGGCTCGACGCCGAACAGCGTCAGGCCGCCACCGCCCTGCACGGGCCGGTCTGCATCCTCGCGGGCGCGGGCACGGGCAAGACCCGTGCCATCACCCACCGGATCGCCTACGGCGTGGCCTCGGGCGTGTTCGACCCGCACCGCACCCTCGCCCTGACGTTCACCGCGCGCGCCGCCGCCGAGATGCGCACCCGCCTGCGGGACCTGGGCGTGGACGGCGTGCAGGCGCGCACGTTCCACTCCGCCGCCCTCCGCCAGCTGCAGTACTTCTGGCCGCAGGCGGTCGGCGGCCCCATGCCGAGCCTGATCGAGAACAAGGTCCGCCTGCTCACCGAGGTGGCCCAGCGCATGCGCATGACCGTGGACCGGGCCGGCCTGCGCGACCTCGCGGGGGAGATCGAGTGGGCGAAGGTGTCCCTCCACGCCCCCGAGGGCTACGCGGAGGCTGCCGCCGAGCGGGAGATGCCCGTCGGGTGGACGGCCACCACGGTCGCCCGGCTCTACGCCGGCTACGAGGAGGCCAAGACCGCCCGCAACATGATCGACTTCGAGGATGTCCTGCTGATCCTCGTGGGTGTGCTCACCTCCGAGCCGCGGATCGCCGCCACCGTGCGGGACCAGTACCGCGTGTTCGTGGTGGACGAGTACCAGGACGTCTCCCCGCTGCAGCACCGCCTGCTGGACCTGTGGCTCGGTGACCGCGCGGACCTGTGCGTGGTGGGCGACTCCTCCCAGACCATCTACTCGTTCACCGGCGCCACCTCCCGGTTCCTCACCGGATTCCGCGAGCGCCACCCGGAGGCCACCGTGGTCAAGCTGATCC
This Micrococcus flavus DNA region includes the following protein-coding sequences:
- the nudC gene encoding NAD(+) diphosphatase; translation: MPEHPRPATRPDPRPAGGAAPLPPLPLPLAREAVDRAGLEREDPGLLDRLWQEAGTGVLHLRGGRAPVRDGALVTVPPAGPVPPGAVFLGRRERADGEASAAVVLVAHEDGAGAGSTPDTAPEGLPTDVAWVGLRDVAAGLSDADAGLFTAAVSVTHWHASHGFCPRCGGPTAVESAGWVRRCTACSVQHFPRTDPAVIMAVTDDDDRLLLGSNAAWPAGRHSCLAGFVEPGESLEHAVVREVGEEAGIVVVDPVYRGSQPWPFPRSLMVGFRARAPRGQTERADGVEIRSLRWFSRTELVAAVRDGEVTLPGAVSIARALIEDWYGGTLPDETTLIS